Genomic DNA from Penaeus monodon isolate SGIC_2016 chromosome 4, NSTDA_Pmon_1, whole genome shotgun sequence:
ctatatacctctgggatttatacactaacctaacctatatattccctagccagggaatatataggaatatatgataaatactaaaagaatacattacatacatgaattcaggAAAACAGAcactgataattataaaataatcattCTCACAAGTCCTCACAAGTTTGGTCCTcacaaggtaaacatggatgggaaCTTAAACTTCTCTGTCCTGTATCTCCCATATTTTCAATTTGCGCACCTTTTGCCATAAATGAAAAGTGGCTTAGTTTTTGTCAAGGTAACTATGCCATACACTTCTTTTACTGTAATCTTGGTTGTCATATATGAAAAGTTTTCCAATAAATGTTATGATAGGTACTGGCAATTTTTGCAACATTATGGTGGCCAGGCCAACCTCTTGCTCAGTGCGTTTCTTACAAATCTGCACAGAGCGTCTTTCAATTTTCAGATAGGACTATTTGTGGTTGTGCAGCTCATCTGTACCCTCCACACCGACCGTATGTCACTAATGTTCTTTATAAGGAAATAGATATCACTTGGCACAAAGGGGGCAGACCATCCGGGCATATTTATTACTCTGGGGATCCAAGGGGCAGAGcaccctggctagggaatatatagattgtataaatgccacagggttaaggttaggttggttgatTGGTTAGGACACATTGTACAATTACCGTAGGGATAGGATTTAAGTGAAATCCTGTAGATTTTTACCAAATGGCaggtttggttcccgtagagtttttcgaaagttggcgcatCGGTTTGTAGACTTTCAAATATGGTGTGGGCGTCTTAGAGATATGTCAGACTGACATCTTATAGAGTAGGAAACAATACAGGTTTATTTGCAGTGGCCTCATATTTACTGGGAAATAACAAAAATGTCTGCTGCATGTCACTGCTCAGACTAATTTCACAACACCCTCACAACCATAGTTCTTAATGCCTTGTTTTCTATAGCtccattttatattattgtctGTTGCCCAAAAGAGttgcgttttctgttgacaaacCTGGAGATCATTTCcaattagttatttattttcatcattattttttcatattcttcattACCTTTCGTCTCATTTTTTGATGCTACTACATCTCTTTGGTTGCTTTCTCAaatgtatttgcatttttattttgtttttccttatttctattatccaTTCTTAACTATTTAACATTGCTGCTTGTTTACCTGAATTGCCTCTCATAATGGAACAATTCACACTGTCACTCACTTCCTCAGTTTTCTTTAAGCTTTTGCCAGGGCAGGACCTTCAAACTTCTGTGGCATGGGGGTACatctgattttatattttaatattttatcagcATTGTCTtgcttttatcagcattattgataAGTGTTTATTATGGTTGGTACAGGCAGCATTGCAGCTTATCTGTAGCCTCCACACTAATAGTATCTGTCACAATGTCACTTGAcacaaagtgctaataaaggggaggaggggtctgtctagggaataaatagaaggtaggtaaggttaggttggaTTTCTGGGTTCGCATGATATATGTTTAGTTATGTGCAACTAAACATTTTATTGCAATTGCATTGTTCGAGACTTGGCTTGCCTTTTCTGAAAACACTCTTTGTGCATatcttttgtgcttgtttacttataagctattttattttgtgttttttgaaaaatcaacatttctattgttttttggAGCACAAAGTTTGGcttgagtttttaaaaatatcatcattttcatgtttCATATATCACTTTCTTCAATATTTGCAGGTTCCTAtttatcaacccccccccccccttcaaccccttaTTCCCCACACATCCCAAGGTCATTGGGTAGAGGAAAATACACAAGAAATCTGCCTTTGGGACTTATCTCTGAAGGGAGCATCATCTCGGTAGTAATTACAATGCCTGGCTTAATGTTACTGAGAGTGatgcacagagatagagggaaatggacactccTAGCTAATACAGAATAAGAAATAGCTCTAAATAACATAGGCACAGCTACTGCTGCCTCATATAAGTGTTGTGTTTTCTGTAGACCAATTACAACAAACATGGAGACCCCCTTCGATTAGTTGTATTTTcacctttttcatatttcttatcatgCCTCTCCTTTTTGGatgcttatatatttgttttggtacTCTCTACatgcctctttatttctttattctttatcactTCCCTCACTCATTCTTCATTACTGCTAGGCACGCCAATAGCCGCGTGAAAAACCAACTCATCATGATGGGTATGGCTATAGGCATTACGACTCACCAGAGCGAGTCAAGTGGGTAGTTCCACTGTATCTAGCGGACTTCCTGCCAAAGAGGCTGGATGGTTGCCAGAAGTCACCAGAATGAGTGACACCCAGAGATATATGGTAACATCATGGTATGGATAACAAACATTACTGCCTGTTGACATTAATTACCTCAGATATGGGAACAATACAGTCAACCACTCCCTCATTTTTGTGGTACATACAGCCAGTTTAGGTAGCAATACAGCAGCCAAGCAGATCTGCTCAATCTCTGCTGGTCACACAACTTGATTGCTGCAGAGTTCAAGTGCCCTAACTCAGATTATCATCTGGAAAACCAGTTATATTCTTTAGTGCAACAAATCAAAAAAGTTCCCTCCACACTGACGGTATTTCTATAACAATATTGTCATGGCAGTTGGTGCAATGTGTaaattaggagggggggggtaccaGGAGGGCTTCTACCCTtttctagggaataaatagatggtaggaaaggttaggtttggattttagGTTTTCCCATATGTTTAGGTATGTATGAGTAagccatatattataattttatcatttgacACTTGACTTGCCTTTTCAGAAAATCCATTTCTTGTGCATACCAGTTTGTGGTAgttcatttttcttctgtttggtaGACAAAGTTTGGCTCCTTTCAACAAATTaactttttaacgtttcataaatcacttttatctatttctccagGATGGTATTGACATCCAGTaccatccattatcccccccgCCCCATCAACCCCCACTTTCCCATGCATCCCCAAGGTCATTGGGTAGAGGAAGTTTTAAAATCTTGTTTTTGGACTCTGTCTGTGAAGGATGTGTTGCTCTTGTTTACAGATGTCCATGTTTGCATATTATTTCTTGTAATGTTCTATACTAGAATGTCAGTTTGCCATAGTTTTGTGTCCCCATGCTTTAAAGATTAACCTGCAAACTCTCCACATCTAACCTGCAGGATAAGTGATATATAACCCAGCAGGGGCTATGGTAGATATCCCTTGCTGTTTGCTCAGTCCTATATTGTGCAGATTGGGAGTTTTCAGCCATTCATATTGTGTTTATGAATTCCTTTCACTATGAGGGTTGGTAAATAGTAAGGTAATTTTTTAGTTTCACACAGTCTcaaacttgttattattatttctatttcttgtttcaATTATTCATGTTGTTATATACATGAATCTGTTGTTTTTGGGGTAGATAATTCTTTACAGCACAGAGGCGCACACAAAGTCCCTGACTCCATATCACAAAACCTATAATTGGGcaggccctccctctcccctagaaAATATTTTCATCACATCAATATGCACTGCAAGATAGAGCTGAAAACTTGGGAGCACCAAGTGGCATTGTTGATCAAATGTGGTAAAGTTATATTTTGTCAGCTTTCTACTATATTTTTGGGAAGAATTAACATGATTTACTCAGCAAAACAAAAACTGGATACCTTCAGAACATGTTTGCTGAAACTACAGGGAGGTGAGGCATGTGTCACCCATACAATTACAATTTACAATTTTGGGTTAACTCCAGTGACTTGGCTGATGTGACCatcacataataaaaaatttggtttgagtGGTTGGTTGATGACATGAACATACTCTCAAGGAAATTTTTGGTTGAGAACCAGGTTGACAGGAACTTGCCATCTTGAGAATTTTGGTTGAAGGCCAGGGTGACGGGAATGACACCacgagtgcacaaagctcttgaaggggacatttaggaaggggctcttgcattatttcttCCAGCCATCCCTGGAAGAGCACTGGCTCCAGGGAGGACGCTATTTCcgtgctcaggatcctattcctacTGGCTGTGATGGGCGACACAGGCTGTATTACGGAAAATTGAATAtttacagaaaaattttttaccacacaaataacaatgttatttattgttgttattattgtactattGTATTGtaaactacctagagagatgatgtgGTCTGTACAAGAAAGTCTTTGTCACAATTAACACACCCACATGGCTTCTTTTGTGTGCAGCAATTACTGTTACCTCCACACCTCACAGCCCTTCAACATTAAGTGGTGGTTAAATTTTTCCCATGCTtcaaaaagatggggggggggggggagctgggctGGGTGGTTTTAATTTCCATGAGAGTTGATAGGTatgaaaaacatgcacataagCTTAACCATTTTAATCATCCTTATTTAATAGAACTAAAACCAATTTTGCATAAAGAAAAATCATTGGTTACCCCAGATAAAATTTTCTCTATCAATATTTGTAAAGAATGTCTGTTGGGCATGGTAAACCAGTGTAGTGTCAGTGTTCTGTCATTTAAGCACATTGTCTTTGCAAATATGGGAACGAGATAATTGGACGCCTGGATGGGGGTCAGTATTTTACATATTTCTGGTACTTGCAGCCTATGGTAGTATCcaaggttttattttttaccataaatGTATGAAGATGCAGTAGCTGTATTAATTCCTTATGAAGCAAATGCAGAAGAGCAATTTCAAAATTTTAGAGCAGGTATCATTTTGTTACATCATCTTTCGATATAAATAATCAACTTTTCACATATTTCTCAAAACTCAAAATTTCAGAATTCCACCCCGATGTGGCCTTCATATTGAAGTGCTCTTTACAGTGGAAACAAccaatttcaaatcaaaacagACTTGCCAACAGTGGACGGCACTGACCGTTAGAGCAAATCCAAACTGAAATAtcgttatttatacttttattattaacattggtgCTTCATACTCAGTACACATGCAGACCCCTACATAAGCTACAGCATATTACCATGGAGTctcaattttatgtataaatctaCACAAAACtcactttttttaaagaaaaatttataatgcTCCCCTTAACCACTTcttttgtgcccccccccccttccttgttcACTACCCCCCATTGAACCAAGTCAAAGGTAATTTTATCAAAACTGCACTATCTCTcattttacataaattatatattaccaaATACATATTGTATGAGATGCATTGTTtgtgatttaaaaattatatcccaTAGTAGTGTATGTGCCAAAAACATTAAGGAAAAGTTAATCATAACTAGTAACACCCACATGATACCCTGGTAAGGCTTTGACATGGGGAATGAAAATAAGTTGCCAATTGCATCTCCAGTAACACCCAAACCAACATTCCTGTGCTcctgggtgtgggtgggtggttgtatttgtgttttcatctgtgattttttccatttaaacaGAGTGCAGGAAAAATGTTGCTTATCAAAGAATAAGATAGATCTCAGTGTTTGGTATCAgagaaaaatgtgtgtatatattggtaGCTAACAATTAAAAGACATTGACAAAAGAAATGTTTTGAAGTCTTCATAcagatatttaaaaatgtatgcaGATAAGTCCTGTTCCATCACTCCACAGATTGTACCATTAAATGATCATGTCCTCCAGCATGAAATGACAATATGGAATGATAATCAAAACCCATAGAGGAGGAATCTCATCATTATGGATAATagcctctcccttttttattataggcATACAAAGAGAAAGTCACACACTAATTAgtgcacaaataaacaaaaacaaaggtaaGATGTATAACgtagaaatggaaatggaaaagttCAAGAACCAAATCCATTTTATATTTCTTGCAGAATTATGGGCACCAGTGGGAAATATAGCAAGGTAATATCATGTGCCGGAAATTGTTGAATGTTGGTAATGGGGTTTAAGGTACTCTAGTATACAAGATGTGTCATTTGTACCATAATGAAttaacatttgtatgtatgtatttgtttgtgtgtatgtgcatgtatgtgtatatatatgtaatgtgcagTTTGCAGATTTCAGAAAATATTTTAATTGAAATTTCAATCCACTTGATGTTCATTGAGGCCTGTTAGGGCTTCTGTAAATGATGTGAATGGTTAAGAGCTGTAAACTAGGTATTGATTGTAGTAAACCTTTGAAGTGGTTACAGCAATGACCCATAGAGTAAGAAAGTACTCTTGACTTCAAATAGCATCAGGCTTTGATAGCACAATGTATTTTCAGAATACAGTTACGGCAGTGGCGCTGGTGCTGGTAGCTATGGTAGTTATGGTGGTGCTCCTAATGCTGCCTCGCCTCCAGCCCCAGCATTCCCCCCACAACAGCCACACTACGGGGCATACTCTACCCCTCCTCCACAAGGCTTCTCGCAGGGACAAGCTCCTTACGCAGCACCCCCTTCATACAGTGCCCCACCTCCACAAGGTGAGGAAGAAGGGTTCtggtctttttcttccttcctttcttcctgtcttttttctatcttatttttacttttttctttttgttttgttttgtcattactagtataattatatatagtttcagGTGGTGTCATGTCAGAGATAGCGATGAACCTCATTGCCAAATATCGAGCAATGGCTGCTGACAGAATAGCTATTTATTATGCAGTTAATATGGTCAGTTTATAGATGTGTCTGCATTATTCACAAGTAGGCTCAGGAGAGATAAGTCTGTTGGTGAAGCTGAAAACATTCCCAAGATGAGAATCTGTATATAGCATAAgaagtattattgtgtgtgggggataTCAGGAGCTGTCTTTTGTAATTTGAATGAAATTACAGAGTAAATGAGATGTGCAAGATAACAAAAATGGGAGGAATGACTGATGGAATGCACTTGTAAAGGTTAGAATTATCATTTATAAACTGTAGTGTTAGGTATCAGTATTAAAAGTGTGATGACATTTGAATCTCTGCACTGCAGCAGTTAATGTTTCACTTTGTAGTAAACACTGGGTTCTATAAACTGATAGttgaaatgatttatgaaaataaccACAGGAGTCCTTGTTGGGCTCACTGTTGCTAATAGACTGATGAAGTGAAGTATGAAGAAGATGCTATGAAACAGTACATCTTGATGTTCTCTAATGTTCATTTATGAACAAGTGCCCCTACTCCCCACTCCCCATGTGTCCTGATGATACCCCTCTGTGTTGTGTTCCCAAAaatacatgagaaaaaaaaatccagcaaaaGATTTTCTGGACTATAGTATGACACTAAATAATCACtgttactggaaaaaaaatgcaggaagcagaagtttggattttttttattgtatggctGATGGGAATGTAGAATAGAGCCATATGATCATATTATGCCGTTTCtcttaagattttattttattattattttttttttaatggtgtaaAAGCTGTTGTAAAATTTTCTGTACTCAACcaacttttttcttccatttaaaCTAAATTCCATATTTTGTAAAAATGGGAATGCTCAAGTATGTAGTGTCCAAAGGTGAATATTTTGATGAGGATCTAGGTAAATGTCATTATTGCTGAACTTATGAAAGCTAGAAAATGGTTAAAGATGATGAATGTTAAAAGGAGCTGAGAAATTGCCATAGCTTAATTGGTAAGTATTCCTCGAGTTATTTTTaacatcttcctttcccttttgtatTGATTGCAGTTAAGAAATGGGGAAGGATATAGATTGAAGTAAAGATACTTGTTACTGGTGATTGTCATTATTAAGAGGAAAATGAATGTTACAAATAAAATTGATGAATGGTTGAGTAATGAATAGGTAATGAGAAGAGTGACTGAGGTTAAGCTACTACTACCAGGTGGGTACGGACATCCGCCGCCAACTCAGGCTCCAGTTCAGTCAGCACCAGGTGGTGGAGGGTACAGCAGTTATGAACAAAACAGTACCTACGGCTCTGGAAGCTATGGACAGACACCTGCAAGCACTGCATATGGTAGTCAGCCCAATGCTAACTTCTCAACTCCTCCTGCCCAAGGAAATTTTGGAGGACCGCCGCCAACACAAGGAGGCTATGGCGGAGGCCCTCCATCTGGGGGAAGTTATGGTGGTCCACCATCTTCAAATGGAAATTATGGTGGGCAAGGTGGTGGATACAACAGTAAGTCTGACCtccattgtttttgtgtgtttattttccaGGAATTTGGCACTGACAAGACTGATATGACTTGACTTACTTTTGGACCAACTGTAGTaattgtgttttagataataacaGTGAGTTGACAAGAATCATGATAGGTAAATGGGACACAAGAAACATATGATTGTTGTCGCGATAGAATTTGACTTGAATTTTGACAAAGCTAGAGGTAATCTTACACAGggatatatctatgtttatacgaGTGAGAAGGCATCATATCATTACATATCTTGTGTTTGTATTGTTCATTACTTGAGGATGAGATTCATATTGATAACCTCAATAACTGTGTGACCTAAGTGTCCATCCATGCAGCTGTAGTTTTTTCTGAACCTGGGATTGGTTAGTGGTGCTGGGGGAGAGGTTGGCGTGCAGATTTCTCAGTGACCGAGATATGGTTGTGTCCCAAGGTCGTGGGCAAGTATACTGTGTGTACTAATGCAGACTGCTGAACTTTTCAAGGTGGTCTAGGCATGGCTCCTCCCCCCCTGTCAGCCCCTCCAGGCTGTGGTGGCATGTACGGGTCGCCGCTGAAGCAGTCCCCGGCTCCCATTCCTAGGTAAGTTTAACCAGCGCTAGACCACTTAGAGGGTGTTGATAGTGTGATAGTCTTGCTCACAGAGTTGAGAGATCTGAGGGTTTCAACATGTTGGTTGCAATGTGAAATCTTCCAAGGAAGAAACCTGGAGTGCCAATTTTATTGTACTTTGGCTTACATGGTGTGTATTTCAGCACAGAGTAATTTTTATGGATTGGTCATTAAGGGAAATTTCGAAAGTTACTATTTTTAGTGTGGTATACAGGTTTCAGTTTTTCATATtactagaattttattttttgtttgtttattttttatttatttattttttttgagtattataatcaaatacttaattgtattcttagtTTTTCTGACAGGTTAATCGTATCCCTATGTAAGACATGGATCAGACGGGGAAATCAAGAGTTGGTATCTGTTTATTGTGTTGTATACATTCATCATTGGTGCATATGATATGAGTGAAATGAATGTGTTGAAAGTACCTTCTTGAAATGCAAAATCCGCCAAAAATTGTGTGAATGAGTTTGTAATGTAGGGCACAGTGATTCATACTTATTTACATAGTTGATAACTgatattagattatttttgtGTAATTTATAAAAAGATAGTTTCTGAATAATTTAACATATAGGGGATTTTTATATAACAATCACGCAAAGAAAATTTCATTTAGAAATTTtgctcattatattatataaaatatatgtaagttCTGGAGTTTTAGTGTGACATATGCTAAATAATAAcctgtgtggtggtggtggtggtggtgatggtgagagtaagagtgaggcaGCTGATTGGCCAGAGGCAGAGTTTGCAGGAAGAAACCCAAGTAATCCTGTTGAGGACATCACCAACCTTCCCTTGATGTCTGTTCGCCTGTAAATCCAGCAGACTTATACCCGACTTTCAGCTCAAGAGTTTACTCTGCCAGGTGACAAGCAGGTCTTGATGCCATGTGGTTATCACACATGTGTGTCCATGCCTTCTATTATGCCTTACAGTTAACATGACTCAAAAGTTGAATGAATGTATTAACCATGTATGCACTGGAATGCTTGTTACTCTGGAATCTATGCTACTTTTATTGACCGGACAATGACTGCCTGACTGTCTGACTGCCCTACTACAATTCAGCCACATCGTGCCAACAGAGCTGCTGATGTCAAAAGTTCTCCTTACAGGCGAGATCAAGGGAGAGGTTATTGCAAAGGTAACAGCACCATCAGGTGCTTGTGGTTTTTCTTCGGTTTTGCAAATGTAGACCACCTTCTTTTGAAAGACCTCACGGAAGGTGTtaaatatccccctcccccctccttttttttttttttttcttttttttttttttcttttttcttttttcttttttttttttttttttttttttcttttttcttctttttctttttttttcttttttcttcccctcctcccctgttcCCTAAAGTGAGAGCTTTACAAGAAGGATATACTCATGTCTCATTCTGGACCCTTGCTTTAAGCTGAGTTGCATGACCTTTCCTTCTCATTAATAATGGGTTCAGCCGAGACTTGTGTATGGTCTGTGCATAACTGTTTAGCCTCAACTGTAAGGTGTTGACTTTCTAGAAATTATCTGGTATGAATATAAATGGAGTTGGATATATTACTATCACTTACCAGTTGAGGacaaacatttataaacatatttaggCTATTAAAAGTGTATGATTAGATTATTATCAAAATGTGAAATTCCATTGtctagaaaaataaatgtatggaaTGATTTAGCGATATTGAGTAATTGAGGTATagaggaataaagggaaaaaatcattgTGTGTAGTAATGACCACTATATTGGAACATCTTGTATGTGAGATGAATGTTATCAGTCTAATCTTGTTTCTGAAAACTGCGTGTTTGGGGATGTAAACAATTAAGAAATGAGAAGTACATCAGTTGAATGATGCCAGATTATTAAAAATGAGGAGATACTTGTATTATCATACAAGTAAAATGTGTAGAAATCAGACATGAATTTTATGGATAAAACTTGTTTATTTTAGTGTAATAGTGTGAGAAATCCAGTGATggtttagtgtttttgttttgaagtCTTGATATCATTGTTTTAGAAGTGTTGCTAGCAAGCAAAGTAAGTGCTGTGTGTTGCTGATATTTGGAAAGTGTGGGCAGTCAATccatcaaaaaaatatttgacatGAAATTTCTACCCCAAGTTTGGCCAAGTTACAAACTTGACACACTGGGTATCCAAAGAGCCAACAGCTGACAGAGCTGTTAGGCTGCTGGTCAATTGAAGTGGATGTCACTTATGTACATGTATCATCTCCATGAATTTGAATGTGTCCAAGCCTTACTTCTTGTGGTTGATAttgaatttttaaaggaaaacataGTAATATTGGCACTAGTTCATCTTGAGAAGTGAGGTATGAAGTCATATCTGCTGTGTCAAGGAGAAATTCACTGGACAGACTAGCAGATGcaaatattacctaataattctaTTTATCGCATCTAGTATTTAATCAGTGTTTGCACGTTAGAAGATGATAGTTACATATACCTATTTTTTAACATAAAGATTAAATTGAGTGACAGTAGCATTGTGGTCTGTAGAGTTGACTGTCAACTATTGCAAATTATAAGGAGTGTAGCAGATGACCACCCTGAGTCTTACTCTCcctaaaaattgtattttatgcAATGTTAATGTATGTTCTTACATTGGTGTGCAGAAAGTGGTGGTGGAAACTACGGGAGCAGTCGATATGATGGTGGTGGCCGAGGAGACCGGTCCAGAGACTCCGAACTGGTCACACAGGAAGATACAATTTTTGTGTCTGGTATGCCAGACCATGCCACAGAAGACGACATCAAGGATCATTTTGGATCAATTGGCATTATTAAGGtgaaaacacatttttaaaaattccctgtaATTGAATCTGTTACCCTCTGCTGTTTTGAGAATATACAAAACCAATTGTGACCAATTTTTTCTAACTAAATTTTCTCAACtcagatggatagaaagacacAACGTCCCAAAATATGGATGTATAAAGATAAGGCAACtggaagaatgaaaggagaatgTACAGTGACCTTTGATGACCCCTACACCGCCAAGTCTGCTATTCAGTGGTTTGATGGCAAAGCATTTATGGGCAGTAATATCAAGGCAAGCATTTTCCAGGTTCATGTCAAATGAAATATTTCACATATTTAGAAGAAGTTTGttacatttataattttgattTGATGCAGGTACAAATGGCAGAGCGTCCAAAGAGCAGTTATGAACGTGgacgtggtggtggtggaggtggaggtggtggtggttatggAGGTTATGGGGGCAGTGAAGATAGAGGCAGCCGCAATGATAGGGGTAGCCGTGGAGATGACAGAGGTCGCGGCGATGACAGAAGTGGCCGAGGAGATGATAGAGGTGGTCGTGGT
This window encodes:
- the LOC119571647 gene encoding LOW QUALITY PROTEIN: RNA-binding protein cabeza-like (The sequence of the model RefSeq protein was modified relative to this genomic sequence to represent the inferred CDS: inserted 1 base in 1 codon) codes for the protein MGDTQYSYGSGAGAGSYGSYGGAPNAASPPAPAFPPQQPHYGAYSTPPPQGFSQGQAPYAAPPSYSAPPPQGGYGHPPPTQAPVQSAPGGGGYSSYEQNSTYGSGSYGQTPASTAYGSQPNANFSTPPAQGNFGGPPPTQGGYGGGPPSGGSYGGPPSSNGNYGGQGGGYNSGLGMAPPPLSAPPGCGGMYGSPLKQSPAPIPRRDQGRGYCKESGGGNYGSSRYDGGGRGDRSRDSELVTQEDTIFVSGMPDHATEDDIKDHFGSIGIIKMDRKTQRPKIWMYKDKATGRMKGECTVTFDDPYTAKSAIQWFDGKAFMGSNIKVQMAERPKSSYERGRGGGGGGGGGGYGGYGGSEDRGSRNDRGSRGDDRGRGDDRSGRGDDRGGRGRGGDRGYDRRGGPGGRDGPGXGGGGGGGRGRAGDWRCDSCGNNNFAWRNACNRCSEPKPAGAGEDDGGGGGGGYRGGFRGRGDRGGYRGRGGDRGRGGYRDSGPMKGDRGPGRSRPY